The DNA segment GCTGGGCGGCGGACCGTTCTTGCCCAACTGGGCCAGCGCTACCTCCGTCTCCGCCACCTGCCGCTTTCCCGCGTCGCCGAACAAGGGGGCAACGGTGGCGGCGAGCCGGTCCGCCCGGCAATCGTTCTGCAGTAATTCGGGAATGACCTCCCGATCCAGAATAAGGTTGATAATGTTGGCGAATCGGACGCGCATCAGCGGCCGGGCCAGCAGATACGTCATCAGCGCCACGCGATAGGCGACGGCAAACGGCACGCCCGCCAGCGCCAGTTCCAGCGTCGCCGTGCCGGACGCGGCCAGCCCCACATCACAGGCGGCGAACGCCGCGGATTTCTGCTTCGGATTGTCAGTGACTATAACAGGAACCGGCCAATCGGACGTTTCGGCGCGGACGAGTTCGGCAACATTGGGCACGGTCGGCAGCACCGCAACAAGACCCGGATGATCCCGTTTCAGAAGCGAAACGGTCTCCCGGAACGGGAGCGCCAATCGGGTAACCTCACCGCGACGGCTGCCGAGCAGCACGCAAATGGCGGGGACATCGGCGGCAATCCCGTTGCGTTCACGGAAAGCCGCGCCGGTTTCCCCGCCACTGTCGATTTCGATCACCGGATGGCCGACGAAGTCACAGGAAATGCCATGTCGGGCGAACCAGGCGGGTTCGAACGGCAGCAATGCCAGCAGATGATCGAAG comes from the Alphaproteobacteria bacterium genome and includes:
- the lpxB gene encoding lipid-A-disaccharide synthase, coding for MTRRLTIFLLAGEPSGDVLGGRLMAALRELHDGEIDFRGVGGPAMEDEGIKSLFPMGELSIMGLVEILPHVRKLFARMQETAAEIDAVAPHAVITIDAPAFAQGVATRIRNRGIPRIHYVAPQLWAWRPWRVRKIRRHFDHLLALLPFEPAWFARHGISCDFVGHPVIEIDSGGETGAAFRERNGIAADVPAICVLLGSRRGEVTRLALPFRETVSLLKRDHPGLVAVLPTVPNVAELVRAETSDWPVPVIVTDNPKQKSAAFAACDVGLAASGTATLELALAGVPFAVAYRVALMTYLLARPLMRVRFANIINLILDREVIPELLQNDCRADRLAATVAPLFGDAGKRQVAETEVALAQLGKNGPPPSRRAAEAVLKIIRDADELGMCR